The following proteins come from a genomic window of Aquimarina sp. MAR_2010_214:
- the thrA gene encoding bifunctional aspartate kinase/homoserine dehydrogenase I, translated as MNVLKFGGSSVANASAIESVIEIIKQQSQKQSLYVVVSAMGGITDLLLQAGEEASANNENYKNTLVEIEKTHFEAVKTLIPVLSQSAILSKVKAELNTLESLCEGVYLLSELSLKTAAVIASFGEMLSSYIITEAAKIKGLDIVLKDSRELIVKTTNSKVIIDYKETNARIKKFANNSIHKVSLFPGFVARTQNGEPTTLGRGGSDFTAAILAAAIDANELQIWTDVSGLYTANPKLVKQAKPVHHISYQEAMELSHFGAKVIYPPTIHPVLEKNIPIVIKNTFKPKDQGTLITRKVEERKKPVTGISHIDSIAIISLEGSGMVGIPGFSKRLFEALFLENINVILITQASSEHSICLAVEASEAEKAKAILDTTFEFEISKHKLDPVKIENDVAIIALVGDNMYHHQGLSGKMFSTLGKNNVNIRAIAQGASEKNISVVIAKKDIKKALNILHERFFEVKTKQLNLFITGVGNVGSKLLEQLQQQDKYLKNKLHLKIRVAGISNSKKMIFNENGIDLNSWQEILAQGKKANAKSFFTKAKETNLRNSIFVDNTANPNIAKIYKHYLAESMAVVTCNKIACADEYSNYEELQDLSRKFNAPFLYETNVGAGLPIIDTLNNLIASGDNIHKIQAVLSGSLNFVFNNYTEEVTFHDIVKQAQQQGYTEPDPKIDLSGVDVARKILILARESEKVMELENIENEAFLPQESLEAKSVDEFFNSLAQNEEHFKKILAEANKNECRLKYVAQYEAENAKVGLQHIPVGHPFYNLEGSDNIVLFYTDRYPKQPLIVKGAGAGAEVTASGIFADIIRIGKSK; from the coding sequence ATGAACGTTCTAAAATTTGGAGGTTCTTCTGTCGCTAATGCATCGGCCATAGAAAGTGTAATAGAAATCATTAAACAACAATCTCAAAAACAATCTTTATATGTTGTAGTTTCTGCAATGGGCGGAATTACCGATTTACTGCTACAAGCTGGAGAAGAGGCTTCTGCTAATAATGAAAACTATAAAAACACACTGGTAGAAATTGAAAAAACACATTTTGAAGCTGTTAAAACTCTTATTCCTGTACTGTCTCAAAGTGCCATACTTAGTAAGGTCAAAGCTGAACTTAACACCCTTGAATCATTATGTGAAGGAGTATATTTATTAAGTGAGTTATCCCTTAAAACAGCTGCTGTAATTGCAAGTTTTGGAGAGATGCTTTCTTCATATATCATTACCGAAGCAGCCAAAATAAAAGGTTTAGATATTGTTTTAAAAGATTCTAGAGAGCTCATTGTTAAAACAACTAATTCTAAAGTCATAATTGATTATAAAGAAACTAATGCGAGAATCAAAAAATTTGCAAATAACAGTATACATAAAGTAAGTCTTTTTCCTGGTTTTGTAGCAAGAACACAAAATGGTGAACCTACTACCCTAGGAAGAGGTGGGTCTGATTTTACCGCAGCTATTCTGGCAGCAGCTATTGATGCTAACGAATTGCAAATCTGGACAGATGTGAGTGGTCTATATACCGCTAACCCAAAACTAGTAAAACAAGCTAAACCTGTACATCATATTTCATATCAGGAAGCCATGGAACTTTCTCATTTTGGAGCTAAAGTAATCTACCCTCCTACTATACATCCTGTATTAGAAAAGAATATACCGATAGTTATTAAAAATACTTTTAAACCAAAGGATCAAGGAACTCTTATTACTCGAAAAGTAGAGGAAAGAAAAAAACCTGTAACCGGGATTAGTCATATTGATAGTATCGCGATTATTTCTCTAGAAGGAAGTGGCATGGTTGGTATCCCTGGATTTTCTAAACGACTATTTGAAGCTTTGTTTTTAGAAAATATAAATGTCATCCTTATTACTCAAGCTTCGTCTGAGCATTCTATATGCCTTGCTGTCGAAGCTTCAGAAGCAGAGAAAGCCAAAGCGATTTTGGATACCACATTTGAATTTGAGATCTCTAAACATAAACTAGATCCTGTAAAAATAGAAAATGATGTCGCTATCATAGCATTGGTTGGTGATAATATGTATCATCATCAAGGATTAAGCGGAAAAATGTTTAGTACGCTAGGTAAAAACAATGTAAATATTAGAGCTATCGCGCAAGGTGCTTCAGAAAAGAATATTTCTGTTGTAATAGCCAAAAAAGACATTAAAAAAGCCTTAAACATATTACATGAACGATTTTTTGAAGTAAAGACTAAACAATTAAATCTATTTATAACTGGTGTAGGAAACGTAGGTAGTAAACTACTAGAACAACTCCAACAACAAGATAAATACCTTAAGAATAAATTACATTTAAAAATTCGTGTGGCCGGAATATCAAATTCCAAAAAAATGATCTTTAATGAAAATGGAATTGACCTCAACTCATGGCAAGAAATTCTTGCACAAGGAAAAAAGGCCAATGCAAAATCATTTTTCACCAAAGCAAAAGAAACAAATCTACGTAACTCTATCTTTGTAGACAATACTGCAAATCCCAATATTGCTAAGATCTATAAACATTACCTGGCAGAGAGCATGGCAGTTGTAACTTGTAATAAAATTGCATGTGCCGATGAATATTCAAATTATGAAGAATTGCAAGATCTCTCCAGAAAATTTAATGCTCCATTTTTATATGAAACCAATGTTGGAGCAGGATTACCAATAATTGATACACTTAACAATTTGATAGCTTCTGGAGATAATATTCACAAAATACAAGCTGTACTATCAGGTAGTCTTAATTTTGTGTTTAATAATTATACTGAAGAAGTTACTTTTCATGATATCGTAAAACAAGCTCAGCAACAAGGCTACACAGAACCAGATCCAAAGATCGATTTGAGTGGGGTTGATGTGGCTAGAAAAATATTGATCCTAGCCCGTGAAAGTGAAAAAGTTATGGAGCTAGAAAATATAGAGAACGAAGCATTTCTTCCTCAGGAAAGCTTAGAGGCCAAAAGTGTGGATGAATTCTTTAATTCACTAGCTCAAAATGAAGAACATTTTAAAAAAATCCTTGCAGAGGCTAATAAAAATGAATGTCGATTGAAGTATGTAGCACAATATGAAGCAGAAAATGCCAAAGTTGGATTGCAGCATATACCAGTCGGCCATCCATTTTATAATCTGGAAGGAAGTGATAATATTGTTCTTTTTTATACAGACAGATATCCTAAACAACCACTCATTGTTAAAGGAGCTGGGGCTGGAGCCGAAGTTACTGCTTCTGGTATTTTTGCTGATATCATAAGGATTGGTAAAAGCAAATAA
- a CDS encoding NAD(P)H-hydrate dehydratase, with amino-acid sequence MKIFSAQQMRMADEATMVSAKITSLELMERAATQIFNLIHSRLQGSPIMIHVFCGIGNNGGDGLVVSRLLLEHGYNVKTYIVNFSDNRSKEFLSNYDRLKEIAKDWPMQLKCKEDFPQLKREDMVIDAIFGIGLNRPLVSWVVSLIKHLNTSRCFMFSIDIPSGLYSDKAPDDPEGVIFANVTVTFQLPKLVFFLPETGMYTEDLQVIDIGLDRNFLMQTPGVGILINKNEVLPLYRPRHKYSHKGTYGHCVIIGGSYGKMGSVVLATKAALRTGTGLVTAYIPECGYEVLQTSVPEAMVIADSDDELEEITLDFKPSAIGIGVGLGTDEKTIKAFGEFLKENESPLVIDADGINILAKKPEFLEKLPKKTILTPHPKELERLIGEWKDDYDKIKKTKAFSKQHDCIIVVKGANSIAVHEDQLYVNNTGNPGMATAGSGDVLTGMITSLLSQGYDSLHAAVFGVYLHGSAGDIAIQETSFEGLIASDIISHIGAAFIELFKTPTIEEQQEK; translated from the coding sequence ATGAAAATATTTTCTGCACAACAAATGCGTATGGCGGATGAAGCTACAATGGTATCGGCTAAAATCACATCGTTAGAATTGATGGAACGTGCTGCGACACAAATTTTTAATTTGATCCATAGCAGATTACAAGGGTCTCCAATTATGATCCACGTTTTTTGCGGTATTGGCAATAATGGAGGAGACGGACTAGTAGTTTCTAGGTTATTGTTAGAACATGGGTATAATGTAAAAACATACATCGTAAATTTTAGTGATAATAGATCAAAGGAATTTCTATCTAACTATGATCGATTAAAAGAAATTGCTAAGGATTGGCCTATGCAGCTTAAATGCAAAGAGGATTTTCCTCAACTCAAACGAGAGGATATGGTTATTGACGCAATTTTTGGTATTGGACTCAACAGACCATTGGTATCTTGGGTAGTTTCTTTAATCAAACACCTTAATACTTCCAGGTGTTTTATGTTTTCTATAGATATCCCATCTGGTTTATATTCTGATAAAGCACCAGATGATCCTGAAGGAGTAATTTTTGCTAATGTTACAGTTACATTTCAATTGCCTAAACTTGTTTTCTTTTTACCAGAAACCGGTATGTATACAGAAGATTTACAGGTGATTGATATTGGATTGGATCGCAATTTTTTAATGCAAACACCCGGTGTAGGTATCTTAATTAATAAAAATGAAGTGCTACCATTATATCGTCCAAGACATAAATATAGCCATAAAGGGACTTATGGGCATTGTGTAATAATAGGAGGGAGCTACGGTAAGATGGGAAGTGTGGTATTGGCAACTAAAGCAGCCTTAAGAACAGGAACAGGTTTGGTTACAGCATATATTCCAGAATGCGGGTATGAAGTACTTCAGACAAGTGTTCCAGAAGCGATGGTAATTGCAGATAGTGATGATGAATTAGAGGAAATTACTCTGGATTTTAAACCTTCAGCCATAGGAATTGGAGTTGGACTTGGAACCGATGAAAAAACAATTAAGGCGTTTGGAGAGTTCTTAAAAGAAAATGAATCACCTCTTGTAATAGACGCTGATGGAATTAATATTCTGGCAAAAAAACCTGAATTTCTCGAGAAACTTCCTAAGAAAACTATTTTAACACCTCACCCTAAGGAGTTAGAACGATTAATAGGAGAATGGAAAGATGATTATGATAAAATTAAAAAAACAAAAGCATTTTCAAAGCAGCACGATTGTATTATTGTTGTTAAAGGGGCAAACTCCATAGCAGTACATGAAGACCAATTGTATGTGAATAATACAGGGAATCCCGGAATGGCTACAGCGGGAAGCGGTGATGTGCTTACAGGGATGATTACCAGTTTACTGTCTCAAGGGTATGACTCACTACATGCAGCTGTTTTTGGTGTTTATTTACATGGGAGTGCTGGGGATATAGCAATTCAAGAAACTAGTTTTGAAGGATTGATCGCAAGTGACATCATATCTCATATTGGTGCTGCTTTTATCGAACTATTTAAAACACCTACTATTGAAGAACAACAAGAGAAATAG
- a CDS encoding site-specific tyrosine recombinase, which produces MKWSHAIKDYRHYLKIERGLSENSIVNYTLDIQRLLKFLEHQNIVTTPLSIEKEILQQFIFEIAKLVNPRSQSRIISGLKSFFNYLVFEDYRESNPMELIESPKIGRKLPDTLSVEEIDLIIAQIDLGKPEGERNRAIIETLYGCGLRVSELITLKKSSLFFDEGYISVTGKGDKQRFVPIGETTQKYIDIYTTEIRNHIDIKKGYEDTLFLNRRGRQLTRAMIFTIIKRLVEKAGIHKQVSPHTFRHSFATHLLENGADLRAIQLMLGHESITTTEIYMHIDRSHLSEVIHSFHPRR; this is translated from the coding sequence ATGAAATGGAGCCACGCTATAAAAGACTACAGACATTACCTAAAAATCGAAAGAGGATTATCTGAAAATTCTATTGTTAATTATACCCTTGATATCCAGCGGTTATTAAAATTTCTGGAACATCAAAATATAGTAACTACCCCTCTTTCTATTGAAAAAGAAATACTTCAGCAGTTTATTTTTGAAATAGCAAAACTGGTTAATCCCCGTTCGCAATCAAGAATTATTTCTGGATTAAAAAGTTTCTTTAACTACCTTGTATTCGAAGATTATAGAGAATCTAATCCTATGGAACTCATAGAATCTCCAAAAATAGGAAGAAAATTACCCGATACATTATCTGTAGAAGAAATAGATCTCATTATTGCCCAAATCGATCTTGGAAAACCAGAAGGAGAACGTAATCGGGCAATTATTGAAACTCTTTACGGATGCGGTTTAAGAGTAAGTGAGCTCATAACTTTAAAAAAATCCAGTCTTTTTTTTGACGAAGGATACATTAGTGTTACTGGAAAAGGTGATAAACAACGTTTTGTGCCTATAGGAGAAACTACTCAAAAATATATTGATATTTACACTACCGAAATACGTAATCATATTGATATTAAAAAAGGATACGAAGATACCTTGTTTTTAAACAGAAGAGGCAGACAACTTACCCGAGCAATGATTTTTACGATCATAAAACGATTGGTAGAAAAAGCCGGAATTCATAAACAGGTTAGCCCGCACACTTTTAGACATTCTTTTGCTACTCATCTTCTGGAAAATGGTGCCGATTTAAGAGCTATTCAATTAATGCTAGGTCATGAAAGTATTACCACCACAGAAATATATATGCATATAGACCGAAGTCATTTAAGCGAGGTTATACATAGTTTTCACCCAAGGAGATAA
- a CDS encoding porin family protein — protein sequence MRKLLFVVIATFSLGVTAQEENIRFGAKAGLNIANIAGDAVNGISSRTGFHLGAVVEIPISEKFAFQPEVLYSAQGYTMDETVFGIRIEGTTKLDYINIPLIAKYYVVKGLSIQAGPQVGFLVSAKGEVKTAGIEREEDIDDFYKSVDLGLGFGAGYQLDMGLFFDARYNLGLSDINDVDGDDDKNQNAVIQFSVGYKF from the coding sequence ATGAGGAAATTATTATTTGTAGTAATCGCTACTTTTAGTTTGGGAGTTACTGCACAAGAAGAGAACATTAGATTTGGTGCAAAAGCTGGTTTAAACATTGCCAATATTGCTGGAGATGCAGTAAATGGTATTAGCAGTAGAACAGGCTTTCATTTAGGAGCAGTTGTAGAGATACCAATTTCTGAGAAGTTTGCTTTTCAACCAGAAGTATTATACTCTGCACAGGGATATACAATGGATGAAACCGTTTTTGGGATTAGAATAGAAGGTACTACAAAATTAGATTATATCAATATCCCATTGATAGCCAAATATTATGTTGTTAAGGGGTTAAGTATTCAAGCAGGGCCACAAGTTGGTTTTTTAGTTTCTGCAAAAGGAGAGGTTAAAACTGCTGGTATCGAACGAGAGGAGGATATTGATGATTTTTATAAAAGTGTTGATTTAGGTTTAGGTTTTGGTGCCGGATATCAGTTAGATATGGGACTTTTCTTTGATGCACGTTATAATTTAGGGTTATCAGATATTAACGATGTTGATGGAGATGATGATAAAAATCAAAATGCTGTGATCCAGTTTTCAGTAGGATATAAGTTTTAA
- a CDS encoding porin family protein gives MVKNFLYTVSILLIMTTSLYAQDESETLYTRAGFKAGLNYTNVIGDIEDTDARVRMHLGAVIEFPVSQRFFIQTEVLYSAQGYKVDVNGEENKISLNYLTLPIIAKFYFTNKFSLEIGPQFALLANATESKGDTPDEFFDSFNNFDFSGGFGAGYKTESGLFFQFRYNLGLTNINDIDTLDVDFKHSVAQLSVGYLFRTKNNRRQNSNNE, from the coding sequence ATGGTAAAGAATTTTTTATACACAGTTTCGATCCTTTTGATAATGACCACTTCTCTGTATGCCCAAGATGAAAGTGAAACATTATACACTCGTGCGGGATTTAAAGCAGGACTTAATTATACAAATGTAATTGGAGATATAGAGGATACCGATGCAAGAGTTCGTATGCATTTAGGGGCAGTAATAGAGTTTCCAGTATCTCAACGTTTTTTTATACAAACCGAGGTATTGTATTCTGCACAAGGATATAAAGTTGATGTTAATGGAGAAGAGAATAAGATAAGTTTGAACTATTTGACTCTTCCTATTATTGCAAAATTTTATTTTACAAATAAGTTTAGTCTGGAAATAGGACCACAATTTGCTTTGTTGGCCAATGCTACAGAATCTAAAGGAGATACTCCCGATGAATTCTTTGATTCTTTCAATAATTTTGATTTTAGCGGAGGATTTGGAGCTGGATATAAGACAGAAAGCGGTTTGTTTTTTCAATTTCGATATAATCTTGGCTTAACAAATATTAACGATATTGATACATTAGATGTTGATTTTAAACATTCTGTAGCGCAATTATCAGTTGGGTATTTGTTTAGGACTAAGAATAATCGAAGACAGAATTCTAATAACGAGTAA
- the aroQ gene encoding type II 3-dehydroquinate dehydratase: MKLLIINGPNLNLLGKREPEVYGNQTFDAFFAQLQSDFPALELSYYQSNIEGELITKLQEADDQCDGVILNAGAYTHTSIGIGDAIKAISIPVVEVHISNTFSREEFRHQSYISPNAKGVILGFGLQSYILAIQSFLQND; this comes from the coding sequence GTGAAATTACTAATCATAAATGGCCCAAATTTAAATCTCCTCGGAAAAAGAGAGCCTGAAGTATATGGAAATCAAACTTTTGATGCATTTTTTGCTCAATTACAATCTGATTTTCCTGCATTAGAGTTATCATATTATCAATCTAATATAGAAGGGGAATTGATTACTAAACTACAGGAGGCTGATGATCAGTGTGATGGGGTTATCCTTAATGCAGGAGCTTATACACATACTTCTATTGGTATTGGGGATGCTATAAAGGCAATATCAATCCCTGTTGTAGAAGTTCATATATCAAATACTTTTAGTAGAGAAGAATTTAGACATCAATCTTATATATCGCCTAATGCCAAAGGTGTTATCCTAGGTTTTGGTTTGCAAAGCTATATTTTGGCAATACAAAGTTTTTTACAAAATGATTAA
- the lpdA gene encoding dihydrolipoyl dehydrogenase, with product MSTYDIIVLGSGPGGYVTAIRASQLGFKTAVVEKESLGGVCLNWGCIPTKALLKSAQVFEYLKHASDYGLTVDKFDKDFDAVVKRSRGVAEGMSKGVQFLMKKNKIDVIEGFGKLKASNKLTVTDADGKATDYEAKHIIIATGARSRELPNLPQDGKKVIGYRKAMTLESQPKKMIVVGSGAIGVEFAHFYNAMGTEVTIVEFLPNLVPLEDQEVSKQFERNFKKAGIKVMTNSSVESVDTSGDGVKATVKTKKGEEILEADIVLSAVGIKTNIENIGLEELGIATDRDKIVVNDWYQTNIPGVYAIGDVVPGPALAHVASAEGITCVEKIAGMHVEPIDYGNIPGCTYASPEIASVGMTEKQAKEAGYELKVGKFPFSASGKASAAGTKDGFVKVIFDAKYGEWLGCHMIGAGVTDMIAEAVLGRKLETTGHEVLKAIHPHPTMSEAVMEAVADAYDEVIHL from the coding sequence ATGAGCACATATGATATCATCGTTTTAGGAAGCGGTCCTGGAGGTTACGTAACTGCTATTAGAGCTTCACAACTAGGGTTTAAAACCGCAGTAGTTGAAAAAGAAAGCTTAGGGGGAGTATGCTTAAACTGGGGATGTATCCCAACAAAAGCATTATTAAAAAGTGCACAGGTATTTGAATATCTAAAACATGCTTCTGATTATGGACTTACTGTGGATAAATTTGATAAAGATTTTGATGCAGTTGTAAAACGTAGTCGTGGTGTTGCTGAAGGAATGAGCAAAGGAGTTCAGTTTCTTATGAAGAAAAATAAAATTGATGTTATTGAAGGTTTTGGTAAACTAAAAGCCAGTAATAAACTAACAGTTACAGATGCAGATGGAAAAGCTACTGATTATGAGGCAAAACATATTATTATTGCTACGGGAGCTAGATCAAGAGAACTGCCTAATTTACCACAAGATGGTAAAAAAGTAATTGGGTATAGAAAAGCTATGACATTAGAGTCTCAACCAAAGAAGATGATTGTGGTTGGATCAGGAGCAATTGGAGTTGAGTTTGCTCATTTCTATAATGCAATGGGTACAGAAGTTACTATTGTAGAATTTTTACCTAACCTTGTGCCTCTTGAAGATCAAGAAGTATCAAAACAGTTTGAGCGTAACTTTAAGAAAGCTGGAATTAAGGTAATGACAAATTCTTCTGTAGAGAGTGTAGATACAAGCGGTGATGGAGTAAAAGCAACTGTAAAAACTAAAAAAGGAGAAGAAATTCTCGAAGCAGATATTGTATTATCTGCAGTGGGTATCAAAACCAATATAGAAAATATAGGCTTAGAAGAGTTAGGAATAGCTACAGATAGAGATAAAATTGTAGTAAATGATTGGTACCAAACCAATATTCCTGGAGTTTATGCAATTGGTGATGTTGTTCCTGGTCCTGCCCTAGCCCATGTAGCTTCTGCAGAAGGAATTACATGTGTAGAAAAAATTGCAGGAATGCATGTAGAACCTATAGATTATGGAAATATTCCAGGATGTACATATGCTTCTCCAGAAATTGCTAGTGTAGGAATGACCGAAAAGCAAGCAAAAGAAGCAGGTTACGAATTAAAAGTTGGAAAATTCCCTTTTTCTGCATCAGGGAAAGCGAGTGCAGCAGGAACTAAAGACGGTTTTGTAAAAGTGATTTTTGATGCAAAATATGGTGAATGGTTAGGCTGTCATATGATAGGTGCAGGAGTTACCGATATGATTGCTGAAGCTGTATTAGGTAGAAAATTAGAAACTACTGGTCACGAAGTATTAAAAGCGATTCACCCTCACCCAACAATGAGTGAGGCTGTAATGGAAGCTGTAGCAGATGCATATGATGAAGTAATTCATTTATAA
- the msrB gene encoding peptide-methionine (R)-S-oxide reductase MsrB → MSKYPIQKSDAEWKEKLTEEQYRILRQKGTERPFTGEYNMHFEDGAYTCMACDVPLFKSASKFDSGCGWPSFDESIEGRVEYIKDKSHGMIRTEILCANCGSHLGHVFNDGPTTTGQRYCVNSVSIDFNKDKINNK, encoded by the coding sequence ATGAGTAAGTATCCAATACAGAAATCTGATGCTGAATGGAAAGAAAAGCTAACAGAAGAGCAATATAGAATATTGAGGCAAAAAGGAACCGAAAGACCATTTACCGGAGAATATAATATGCATTTTGAAGATGGAGCCTATACTTGCATGGCTTGTGATGTACCTTTATTTAAAAGTGCTTCCAAATTTGATTCAGGATGTGGTTGGCCTAGTTTTGATGAATCAATAGAAGGACGGGTAGAATATATCAAAGACAAGTCCCACGGTATGATACGCACAGAAATATTATGTGCTAACTGTGGTAGTCATTTAGGTCATGTATTTAATGATGGGCCTACAACTACAGGTCAACGTTATTGTGTAAACTCTGTTAGTATAGACTTTAATAAAGATAAAATCAATAATAAGTAA
- the msrB gene encoding peptide-methionine (R)-S-oxide reductase MsrB, with amino-acid sequence MKRFIILCFGVLAISCTSTAQKESKKENKVYAVSKTNAEWKKILTSEQYYVLRQAGTERPFSSPLNKLYTSGTFYCAACNTPLYESKHKFDSGTGWPSFDRAIKGSIDNDIDHKLGYARSELLCATCGGHLGHVFSDGPRETTGMRHCINGDALVFKSN; translated from the coding sequence ATGAAACGTTTTATTATATTATGCTTTGGTGTTCTGGCTATAAGTTGTACAAGTACAGCACAAAAAGAGAGTAAAAAGGAAAATAAAGTTTATGCAGTCTCTAAAACTAATGCCGAATGGAAAAAGATTCTGACCTCAGAACAATATTATGTTCTTAGGCAAGCGGGAACAGAAAGACCATTTTCTAGCCCTCTAAACAAATTGTATACTTCTGGTACATTTTATTGTGCCGCATGTAATACTCCATTATATGAAAGTAAACACAAATTTGATAGTGGAACAGGTTGGCCAAGTTTTGATCGTGCAATAAAAGGAAGTATCGATAATGACATAGATCATAAATTAGGATACGCTCGTTCCGAACTATTATGTGCAACATGTGGTGGACATTTGGGTCATGTATTTAGTGACGGACCTAGAGAAACTACAGGAATGAGACATTGTATTAACGGGGATGCCTTAGTGTTTAAATCTAATTAA
- a CDS encoding alpha/beta hydrolase, producing MAKADKDLIPVQALLIPKPIVYTAKVLNRISPLLAARFAARIFLTPFGYKMPNREKEMYERSKKERIRIEKINQEVVVYNYGDSDKKILLAHGWSGSGTQLSKIADQLLEHGYSTVSFDAPAHGNAPGKRSMMPYFIETIYQLEKTHGPFEAAIGHSLGGMSLLRTTKYGLQIKNLVIIGTANSITAITKNFAKNLQLNQKVARLLKTYFDNKYGEDLDNYSGATSAQGVKVPTLVVHDKNDVDVHYSAAHEIVNNLENGQLLITEQLGHRKILGDQKVISKIVEFILE from the coding sequence ATGGCTAAAGCAGATAAAGACTTAATTCCTGTACAAGCACTTTTAATTCCTAAACCTATTGTATATACTGCAAAAGTATTGAATAGGATATCCCCGCTCTTAGCTGCAAGATTTGCTGCCAGAATATTCTTGACCCCTTTTGGTTATAAAATGCCTAATAGGGAGAAGGAAATGTATGAAAGGAGTAAAAAGGAAAGAATTCGAATTGAAAAAATTAACCAAGAGGTTGTCGTATATAATTATGGAGATTCTGATAAGAAAATTCTTTTAGCTCACGGTTGGTCCGGAAGTGGAACACAACTTTCAAAGATTGCAGATCAATTATTAGAACACGGATACAGCACCGTGAGTTTTGATGCTCCAGCACATGGCAATGCCCCAGGAAAAAGAAGTATGATGCCATATTTTATAGAAACCATATATCAATTAGAAAAAACCCATGGCCCATTTGAAGCAGCAATAGGACATTCATTAGGTGGAATGTCATTGTTGAGAACTACTAAATATGGATTGCAAATAAAAAACCTAGTAATCATTGGTACAGCCAATAGTATTACTGCAATCACTAAGAATTTTGCAAAAAATTTGCAACTAAACCAAAAGGTTGCTCGTTTGTTAAAAACCTACTTTGATAATAAATACGGAGAAGATTTAGACAACTACTCGGGAGCAACCTCTGCTCAAGGAGTCAAGGTACCAACATTAGTTGTGCATGACAAAAACGATGTTGATGTACACTACAGTGCAGCTCATGAAATAGTTAATAATTTAGAGAATGGACAACTACTAATTACAGAACAACTAGGCCATAGAAAAATTTTGGGTGATCAAAAAGTAATATCGAAAATTGTAGAATTTATTCTGGAATAG